The genomic stretch GCATCTGCCTTTCGTAGAACAGGTAGTAGCCGTAACCCGCAAGACCCAGCAATAAAATATCCATATACCAACGCTGCCAAAAAGGTTTTCTATCACTTCTTGCTTGCCTGCGTTTAGCATCAACAATTGTCGACCGGGCATATCCCATGGCGGGAATAACCGAAGCAATAATCGAAGCAATAACAGCAATGGCGCCAAGAAGAATTGCATCTTGTGTGATTCCGATTGGGATTGATTTACGATCAACAAAGGACAGAAATCCACTTGCTGAGCCGATGCTTTTTGCCATAAACCAGCCGAGAAAAGGTCCCGCTACCATCGCAATTGCTCCTAGGACGATGCCCTCCAGTAAATATAAAATGACGATCTGCTTGGCGGATGCCCCGCGGCTGCGAAGAACAGCGATATCACTTTCCTGCTTTTGCAGAGACTGTCTAGCATTCATCACGATAAAATAAAAAACCATCGCAATCATGGGCACCGCTAGTGTAAAAAGCATCGTTTGGAGCTGTAAGCTTTGTTTTCGAAAATTAGCAAGTAAATCTCCAAAAGAAATATCCACTTTTGTGTCCTTTAGCTTCTGATAAAGTTCAATATCAAGACGCTCTAGTGTACTGCTTAAGGAAGGAAGCTGACTTGTTTTAATCTGACTCAGATCAAAAACGTAGTACCATTTTGATGTTTGTATCGGCACGTTTTGGTCTGCAAGAAGATACGTATTAAATAAGCCAGGATCTACATAAAATCCATTCATCATTCCTTCAAAACCCTGAACCCAGTATGGATCAGCTGTATCATCGGGGGTAAATGCACCCACAATCTTGACTCGAAGGGTAAGATCTAGACCGCTGTATACGGGATACTCCATGATGTCTCCCACATGCAGATCATTTCGGTACATCCCTTCTTCCAGCATGACGGCTTCAATAAGATCACCCTGAGCCTGATTTCCGGGAAGTACACCTTGATTCATCGTGACATGATTTTTGAGATCATTCATTGACCCGAGTGTCATGGTACGAATTCGGCTTGCATCTACTTTTTCCGGATCTTCTGGGCTGACCTCCGTACTTCGAATGGATCTGATATTAACATAGGTGCTGTAATCAAATCCGATCTTTGCAGGAATATCCTGCTGAATGAATCGATCTACATCCTCAAGTGACCTAAGATCTGTTTTGGTACCGCCGGGAGCTTGATAACTCATAAGCAGTGAACCGGCCGGCATACCGCTGCTCTCATCCTCAAGGGACTGTGCAACAACACGCTTTAGTGCGCCATCAGCATACATCGGAATGCTCACCGTGAAGCCAACAGCCACAATAAGACCAATCAAGGTACTTAACGTCAGCCAGCGCGTATTCCACATTTTGCGAGACAATAATCGTAACAAGGGGATACCTTTCATTACCTTCCAACCACCTTCTGCCCTGGTGTAAGCCCTTTGAGAATCTCCACATCGGTGGATGTCTGCTGTCCTGCTTCTACATCCACTTCTCGTTTACTCCCATCCGCTTCTACCACTTGGACATACGTTCTTGAACCAATAGAGCGAAGAGCTGAGATGGGAATCAGTACGGCATCCTCTTTGCGCTTCGTTACGACACTTACCGTAAGCGGAGTACCTCTGTTTAGTCCCTTAGGCCATTTATCCATCTCAACAATAACGTATGTATCTAGCGAGTCTTGTGCAGGAGGTTTACCCTCTCCTCCATTATTTCCTCCATTCGAATCTGATCCCAGATTCACCGGCATCACTTTAATCGTACCCTGATGTACACCAGCTCCGTTAATATCCACCTCTGCCTTCATACCTGCAGCAATCACTTCAAGATCCTGCTTCGCAAAAGTGGCGGCAACAACCAGATTAGCTGTATCCGCAATCGTAGCAATCGGGTCATACGCTTTTACCGCTGCTCCTTTTTCAACTTCAACGCTAAGTACCGTGCCGCTAAAAGGTGCCCCAAGTGTAGACTTACCGACTTGTTCCTCAAGGTCCGAAAGTTCCTGTCTTTGTTCTTCAAAAGTAATGACCGCTTCTTCGTACTCCACAGGGTCCATTTCCTCTTTTTTACGAAGGGTCTCTTTCATTTGCACTTCGGATTTGCGAATCTGCAATTTCTTTTGACGAATTTGTTTGTTCAGCTCTTCCACATCGAGCACCGCAATTTGCTGTCCCGCCTTCACCTTATCCCCGGGCTTCACGTAGAGTTCCTTCACATGCATGCCATCAAGTGTAAAATACGCCTTTTCCTCTCGCTGACTCATCAGTTTGCCAGAAGCGGACACTTTTGTCTCAATGGTTTCGGTTCTCACTTCATATTCGGGTTTCTTGGAAATCGTCGGCGGTGTAATCGGCGGCAGCACTTCCTCTTCCGGCTCAGCCGGAAGTAAGGAGCAACCGGTCAACGACAGGCTTAGGGTTCCGATCAAAACATACTGGGTCCATCGTTTACCCGCTCTAGGCAGGTGCTTTTTATGTAATAAATTTGCCGTCCACCATCTCGTAAACATGGTCTGCAACCTCCAAAATCGTAGGATCATGTGTCGTCATACAAATACTAACTTCTTCTGTGGCAATAATTTTCTGGAACACGGCCATAATCTGGGCTCCCATTTTGGAATCCAGCTCAGCAGTTGGTTCATCAGCCAGCAGCAGTTTAGGCCGATGTGCAATTGCTTTGGCAATGGCAACACGCTGCTGTTCCCCGCCTGATAATTCAAACGGCCTGTGTTTCGCTCGTTTTGTAAGACCCACCATATCAAGACAGTAAGCGACACGCTGGTTCCATTCCCCCTTAGGAACACCTGCCATACGAAGTGACAGTTCTACATTCTCCCAAGCTGACAACAGGGGCATGAGGGCATACGCCTGAAAGATAAAACCAATCTCCTGTCTTCTCATCCGGGTGCGAGCAGCATCTCCTGCTTCATGAAAAGCTCTTCCGTCAAAATAGATCTCCCCGCTTGTCGGCTGGTCCAGTCCTCCAAGCATATTAAGAAGGGTTGTCTTTCCTGAACCTGAACGACCTTTCAGCATAACGAGTTGCTGCGGCTGCACTTCCATATTAATTCCTTTAAGCACATGTATCGCTCTTCCACCAGTTTCGAAACTACGGTGTACCTCTTGAACCTGCAGCACAGGACCTTTAGGAATTACTTCTTGATCTGCTTCTTGTAATGCCTCATGTTCTACTTCTTGTAATATCTCTTGTTCTAATTCTTGTACTATTCCAGGCTCATCTTCTATATCAACCTGCTCCTCTAGAGCTATCCTCTCTGCCACATCCACTGTTGATTTACGTTCTTCTTTGGCTTTTCGAAAGGGTATTCGAATCGTAACTCCCCCCTGCTTCAATAAGGAAATTAATATACTTTACTTACAAATATTTCTATCTCGCATTATAAACGACATAAATGAGGAAGAAGTTACAACCTTTTAAAGATATTTTTATATTCAGGTTTATCAAACACTGTGGATTCGAAGCTATTGCTGGTAAAAAGTCAGATTACTGCTTTAGTGAAGTTATCTTCACAACAAAAAGAGAGTGTCTCCCCTTTTAAGAGGAACCACTCTCTTTTCTCATACTATAATTATATTTTATTCAATTTCATATCTTCATTTAGATGAACGAAACCCTTCCGATCCATATACCCTTGATTAAAGTAAACTAGAATTATGATGAAATGGATTTACCTATACACCAAACGCCGCAGGGTTCTCTCTCCAAGAATGGAGAAGAGCGATATCTCCTTCTGCAATGGCTCCTTCACGAAGAGCTACATCAATGAGAGCAGAATAGTTAGACAAGGTTTGAAGCGCAATTCCTGCTTCCTCAAAGCCATTCACTGCCCGGTCTAGCTGGTAACTGAAGATGGCAAGTACAGCCAGAACCTCAGCGCCGGATTGCTGAACTGCTTGCGCAGCTTTGATGGAACTTCCACCTGTTGAGATGAGATCCTCAATAACAATCACTTTTTGACCTTCTTTTACAAGCCCTTCGATTTGATTCTCTTTGCCATGTCCTTTCGCTTTATCGCGAATATAGATCATAGGCAGACCCAATTTCTGAGCAACAAAAGCTGCATGAGGAATACCTGCGGTTGCGGTACCCGCAATCACTTCTGTCTCCGGATACTGCTCACGGATGAGAGCGGCGAAGGATTCAGCAATGAGATCACGGATTTCTGGATAAGACATGGTCAGGCGATTGTCGCAATAGATGGGAGACTTAATACCGGAAGTCCAAGTAAATGGATCATTTGGGCGTAAAGCTACAGCCTTAATACTTAGTAGAGCGGATGCTATTTTTTCTGCGATTGTTGTCGTTGTCATGCGTTCATCATCTCCTCAATAATTTGTTCTGCTGCTGCTCTTGGATCCGTTGCTGCTGTAATGGGTCTTCCGACCACAATAAACTGAGTTCCGCCAGCGATAGCTTCTTGCGGTGTAGTTACTCGGGACTGATCGCCTGCTGCACTGCCGCGCGGTCTAATTCCCGGGGTTACCGTAATAAAATCTGCCCCGCACGCTTCGTGAGTACTTCCTGCTTCGAGAGGAGATGCCACTACACCGTGCAGTCCTGCTTCCTTAGCAAGCTGTGCATACCTTACAACAGTATTCTGAACTTGTCCAGGAATACCGATCTCATCATTCATCGTTTGCTGATCTGTGCTCGTCAGCTGAGTCACAGCAATAATGGTAGGCAGCGCTATATTTTCCTCTTCTGCTGCCTGTTTAGCACCTTCTAGTGCGGCACGCATCATAGCAGATCCGCCTCCGGCATGCACGTTAAACATATCTACACCAAGCCTAGTTACACTGTGGGAACCTCCGCGAACGGTGTTAGGAATATCATGCATTTTCACGTCTAGAAATACAGAATATCCTTTTTCTTTGAGTTCTCTAACAAATTCAGGTCCTGCTGTGTAAAACAGCTGCATCCCAACTTTCATATAGCAAGGAATACCCTTCAGTTTTTCTACCAACTCTCTTGCTGCATCTGCGTTTGGATAATCCAGAGCAACCATCAAGCGTCCAGCCATTTGTTTATATTCAGGTGTCATGAGCCCTACTCCTTCGCTAACGTTATTTCTTCCTTATCCGTGATAAAGGACATCAAGTCCAGCCCAAGCAAGTTATGGGCTGACCGATGTCCTACTGTAAAATTCACTAGAATCTATGCGTAATTAGCGGCTAAAAGTCGGCATGGATTCCGAGGAGAAGTTAATCGTCTCCAGCATTTGCAGGAGTGCACGAACAGTATCCAAGGAAGTCATACATACCACACCGTTCTCTACCGCTTCACGGCGGATCCGGAATCCATCACGCTGCGGCGTTTTACCCTTAGTCAGTGTATTAAAGACAAAGTTTGCTTCGCCCGTACGGATCATATCAAGAATGTTCGGCGTACCTTCGCTAAGCTTATTCACGGTTTGGACAGGGATACCTGCTTCTTCAAGGGCTGCAGCCGTACCGCCTGTAGCGATAATTTTGTAACCTAGCTTAAAGAATCCGCCCAGCAGTGAAACTGCTTCGTCTTTATCCTTGTCAGCTACGGTTGCAATAATTGCACCGGAAGAAGGAATCTTCATTCCTGCACCGATCAAACCTTTATAAAGTGCTTTTGCATACTGAACATCACGGCCCATTACTTCACCCGTTGATTTCATCTCAGGTCCAAGCGTAGGTTCCACTCGGCGGAGTTTCGCAAAAGAGAACACCGGTACTTTTACCGATACATGCTCGCTTTCCGGCCACAGACCATCTACATAACCTTGATCCGCTAGCTTTTTACCAAGGATGGCTTGTGTAGCTAGGTTAGCCATTGGAATGCCTGTTACTTTGCTCAGGAACGGTACCGTTCTAGAAGATCTAGGATTCACTTCAATCACGTATACATCATCTTTGTAGATGACGAACTGGATATTTACCAGTCCAATGGTTTTCAGTTCTTTTGCAATATTGATCGTGATGCTCACCACTTTTTCTTTCAAATGCGGTTCCAGATGCTGCGGAGGGTATACCGCTATTGAGTCACCGGAGTGAACCCCTGCGCGTTCTACATGCTCCATGATCCCTGGAATGAGAACTGTTTCTCCATCACAGATTGCATCAACTTCGACCTCTTTGCCAAGCATATAGCGGTCAATCAATACTGGGTGATCAGGATTGATTTTCACTGCTTGTTCCATATAGCTCAGCAGTTCACTGTCAGAGTAGACGATTTCCATTGCACGTCCCCCAAGGACATAAGAAGGACGAACCAGTACAGGGTAGCCAATACTTTGTGCAGTGACTACAGCGTCATCTACTGTTGTAACTGTTTTACCGAGTGGCTGTGCAATATCAAGTCTAGATAGAAGCGCTTCGAATTTCTTACGATCTTCTGCTTCATCAATGCTAGCAAGATCTGTACCCAGGATTTTGACGCCTGCCGCTGCAAGCGGTGCAGCCAGGTTAATTGCGGTTTGGCCACCGAACTGTACAATAACACCGATTGGTTTTTCTTGTTCAATTACATTCATTACATCTTCGAAGAACAAAGGCTCAAAGTAGAGACGATCAGATGTATTGAAGTCCGTGGATACTGTCTCTGGGTTATTGTTAATAATAACCGCTTCATATCCAGCATTCTGAATCGCCCATACGGCATGTACGGTAGAGTAGTCGAACTCAATTCCTTGACCGATTCGGATTGGACCGGAACCAAGTACCACGATTTTCTCTTTTGCAGATGGAATGACTTCATTCTCTGTTTCGTAACTAGAGTAGTAGTACGGTGTAGAAGCTTCAAATTCAGCAGCACATGTATCTACCATTTTGTATACAGGGCGCAGCTGCATTCTTTCACGCATCTCGCGAACTTCCTTCTCTGTAGTGAATGCCTCGCCCGGCTGTCCTTCGGCGCGAATCTCGGCAATGGAACGATCTGTGAAGCCCATTCGTTTTGCTTGATAGAGCATTTCTTTGCTTAGCTCTTTTTCGGAACGAATTTGATCTTCAAATTTGATAATTCCTTCGATTTTGTCAAGGAACCACCAGTCAATCTTGGTAAGATCCTGAATCTCTTGTAAAGAGTAACCGCGGCGGAATGCTTCCGCTACAAGGAACATACGCTCATCGTCCGGCTTGATCAGACGTGCTCTCAGCACTTCGTCTTCAAGCTGACCTGCATCTTTCAAATGAATACGGTGTGCTCCGATTTCAAGCGAACGAACTGCTTTGTGAATCGATTCTTCAAAAGTACGGCCAATGGCCATTACTTCGCCCGTTGCTTTCATCTGTGTTCCCAGTTTACGGTTCGCAGATACAAATTTATCAAATGGCCAGCGTGGAATCTTGCTTACGATATAATCCAGCGTCGGCTCGAAGAATGCATACGTTTGACCCGTTACAGGGTTAATAATTTCATCCAGTGTGTAGCCCATTGCAATTTTAGCTGCCATCTTCGCAATTGGATAACCCGTAGCTTTAGATGCCAGAGCGGAAGAGCGGCTTACACGTGGATTTACTTCAATAACATAGTACTGAAAGCTTTGTGGGTCTAGGGCAAACTGAACGTTACAACCGCCTTCGATATTGAGCGCGCGGATGATTTTGAGTGATGCCGTACGCAGCATCTGATACTCACGATCCGAGAGTGTTTGGCTCGGTGCCACAACGATACTGTCTCCCGTATGTACACCAACTGGGTCAAAGTTCTCCATATTACATACAACGATACAGTTGTCATTCGCATCACGCATAACTTCATATTCTACTTCTTTCATACCCGCGATACTTTTCTCGACCAAACATTGTCCGATTGGGCTGTAGCGAAGTCCAGAAGCAACGATCTCACGAAGTTCTTCTTCTGTTGCACAGATTCCGCCGCCTGTTCCACCAAGCGTATATGCAGGACGAACAATAATTGGATAACCAATCTCATTTGCAAAATCGAGAGCTTCATTAAGCGTTGTTACGATGACACTTTCAGGTACTGGTTGTTCTAGTTCACGCATCAATTCACGGAACAAGTCACGATCTTCTGCTTTTTCAATAGAAGTCAGCTGTGTACCCAGAAGTTTTACATTTTCGCTCTCCAGCACTCCAGCGCGCGCCAATTCAACCGCCATGTTAAGACCCGTTTGACCGCCAAGCGTTGGAAGAAGTCCATCGGGACGCTCTTGACGAATGATTTGCGTTACAAAATCAAGCGTAATCGGCTCGATATATACTTTATCTGCCATATTGGTGTCTGTCATGATCGTTGCAGGGTTACTGTTAATGAGAACAACTTCCACGCCTTCTTCTTTAAGCGCTTGACATGCTTGCGTTCCTGCATAATCAAACTCTGCTGCCTGACCGATTACGATCGGACCGGAGCCAATAACAAGGATTTTTTTGAGGTCTGTATTTTTCGGCATGTTAACGTGCTCCCTTCACTGCTGCGGCAAGTACGGCTTGGCGCGCTTTTTTCGGATGGTTAAGTTTGTGTTCACGAATCATATCAATGAAGCGGTCGAACAAGTAAGAATTATCTTCCGGTCCTGGTGCTGCTTCTGGATGGTACTGTACTGTAAATGCCGGATATTCTTTATGTTTTAATCCTTCAATGGATTTATCATTATTGTTAATATGTGTAACAATCAGGTCCGTACCTTTTATTGACTCTTCATTTACGGTATATCCATGATTTTGAGATGTAATATAGCAGCGGCCTGTTTCTAAATCTTTGACCGGATGGTTACCACCGCGGTGACCAAATTTTAGTCTTTCTGTATCCGCACCGGCTGCCAGCGCAAACAACTGGTGACCAAGGCAGATCCCGAAGATTGGATATTCGCCAAGCAATTCGGAGATCATCTCTACCGCATGAGGAACGTCTTTCGGGTCCCCAGGGCCGTTGGATAGCTGAATGCCGTCTGGATTCAGTTTCCGAATTTCATCAGCCGTCGTATCGTGCGGTACGACCACTACGTCACAGCCGCGTTTATTCAATTCGCGCAGGATACCTGTTTTCGCCCCATAGTCTACAACTACGATTCGCTCTCCTGTACCTGGGCTGCTGTATACGTGTTTAGTTGATGTGAGCGGCACCTGATTGCGTAGTTCTTCTATCGTCGTATCTTTCATCATTTCTAGAAGTTCTTCAACCGGCTTCGAACCTGTTGTCAAAATTCCTTTCATTGTTCCGTGATGACGAATACGGCGTGTTAACATCCGTGTATCGATATCGCTGATTCCTACAATTCCATACTCTTTCAAAAGATCATCAACACTGCATTCTGCACGCCAGTTACTCGGTACCGGTTCGTGGCGGCGAGTAACAAAGCCATGTACATAAGGACGAATGGATTCAAAATCATCACGTGTGATCCCGTAGTTTCCGATCAGCGGATAAGTCATCGTTACGATTTGTCCGCAGTAAGAAGGATCAGACAGCACCTCTTGGTAGCCTGTGATACCTGTATTAAAAACGACTTCACCTGTTGTTTCACCCTCTGCACCGAAAGATCTTCCGGTGAACAATGTGCCGTCTTCTAGTAACAATCTTGCTTGTGCCTGCATCCAATTTCACTCCTTAATGTTGTCTTGACTCAATTTTGGTATTATCGATAAGCTTCTATATAAAAGTTCAGAAAACCGTTGTTAGTTGTAATCGTTTATTGCTAGCTTAACGTTGAATCAGAATATACCTTTTTCCCGTCTACAAAAGTCATTACAGGCCAGCCCTTAAGTTCCCATCCTGTAAATGGTGTGTTACGTCCTTTTGTAGCGAACTCGGTTGGATCAACAGCGCGCTCCGTATTAAGGTCAATGACCGTGATATCCGCTGGTGCTCCTTCTTCCAAACGTCCTGTATCAAGGCGGAATACCCGAGCTGGTTCAGTCGTCATTTTCTCTACCAGGAAGGACAAACTCCATTTTCCTGTTGCCACAAACTTGGTATAGAGCAGCGGGAATGCTGTTTCAAAACCAACAATACCAAATGGTGCAAGCTCCATTCCTTTTGCTTTTTCTTCTTCACTGTGCGGTGCGTGATCTGTAACGATAATATCGATTGTGCCGTCCTCAAGACCTTCGATACATGCTTCTACATCACGGCGCGAGCGCAGTGGAGGGTTCATTTTCCAATTTGCATCAAGACCTG from Paenibacillus polygoni encodes the following:
- the carA gene encoding glutamine-hydrolyzing carbamoyl-phosphate synthase small subunit yields the protein MQAQARLLLEDGTLFTGRSFGAEGETTGEVVFNTGITGYQEVLSDPSYCGQIVTMTYPLIGNYGITRDDFESIRPYVHGFVTRRHEPVPSNWRAECSVDDLLKEYGIVGISDIDTRMLTRRIRHHGTMKGILTTGSKPVEELLEMMKDTTIEELRNQVPLTSTKHVYSSPGTGERIVVVDYGAKTGILRELNKRGCDVVVVPHDTTADEIRKLNPDGIQLSNGPGDPKDVPHAVEMISELLGEYPIFGICLGHQLFALAAGADTERLKFGHRGGNHPVKDLETGRCYITSQNHGYTVNEESIKGTDLIVTHINNNDKSIEGLKHKEYPAFTVQYHPEAAPGPEDNSYLFDRFIDMIREHKLNHPKKARQAVLAAAVKGAR
- the pyrF gene encoding orotidine-5'-phosphate decarboxylase produces the protein MTPEYKQMAGRLMVALDYPNADAARELVEKLKGIPCYMKVGMQLFYTAGPEFVRELKEKGYSVFLDVKMHDIPNTVRGGSHSVTRLGVDMFNVHAGGGSAMMRAALEGAKQAAEEENIALPTIIAVTQLTSTDQQTMNDEIGIPGQVQNTVVRYAQLAKEAGLHGVVASPLEAGSTHEACGADFITVTPGIRPRGSAAGDQSRVTTPQEAIAGGTQFIVVGRPITAATDPRAAAEQIIEEMMNA
- the carB gene encoding carbamoyl-phosphate synthase large subunit — its product is MPKNTDLKKILVIGSGPIVIGQAAEFDYAGTQACQALKEEGVEVVLINSNPATIMTDTNMADKVYIEPITLDFVTQIIRQERPDGLLPTLGGQTGLNMAVELARAGVLESENVKLLGTQLTSIEKAEDRDLFRELMRELEQPVPESVIVTTLNEALDFANEIGYPIIVRPAYTLGGTGGGICATEEELREIVASGLRYSPIGQCLVEKSIAGMKEVEYEVMRDANDNCIVVCNMENFDPVGVHTGDSIVVAPSQTLSDREYQMLRTASLKIIRALNIEGGCNVQFALDPQSFQYYVIEVNPRVSRSSALASKATGYPIAKMAAKIAMGYTLDEIINPVTGQTYAFFEPTLDYIVSKIPRWPFDKFVSANRKLGTQMKATGEVMAIGRTFEESIHKAVRSLEIGAHRIHLKDAGQLEDEVLRARLIKPDDERMFLVAEAFRRGYSLQEIQDLTKIDWWFLDKIEGIIKFEDQIRSEKELSKEMLYQAKRMGFTDRSIAEIRAEGQPGEAFTTEKEVREMRERMQLRPVYKMVDTCAAEFEASTPYYYSSYETENEVIPSAKEKIVVLGSGPIRIGQGIEFDYSTVHAVWAIQNAGYEAVIINNNPETVSTDFNTSDRLYFEPLFFEDVMNVIEQEKPIGVIVQFGGQTAINLAAPLAAAGVKILGTDLASIDEAEDRKKFEALLSRLDIAQPLGKTVTTVDDAVVTAQSIGYPVLVRPSYVLGGRAMEIVYSDSELLSYMEQAVKINPDHPVLIDRYMLGKEVEVDAICDGETVLIPGIMEHVERAGVHSGDSIAVYPPQHLEPHLKEKVVSITINIAKELKTIGLVNIQFVIYKDDVYVIEVNPRSSRTVPFLSKVTGIPMANLATQAILGKKLADQGYVDGLWPESEHVSVKVPVFSFAKLRRVEPTLGPEMKSTGEVMGRDVQYAKALYKGLIGAGMKIPSSGAIIATVADKDKDEAVSLLGGFFKLGYKIIATGGTAAALEEAGIPVQTVNKLSEGTPNILDMIRTGEANFVFNTLTKGKTPQRDGFRIRREAVENGVVCMTSLDTVRALLQMLETINFSSESMPTFSR
- the pyrE gene encoding orotate phosphoribosyltransferase, whose product is MTTTTIAEKIASALLSIKAVALRPNDPFTWTSGIKSPIYCDNRLTMSYPEIRDLIAESFAALIREQYPETEVIAGTATAGIPHAAFVAQKLGLPMIYIRDKAKGHGKENQIEGLVKEGQKVIVIEDLISTGGSSIKAAQAVQQSGAEVLAVLAIFSYQLDRAVNGFEEAGIALQTLSNYSALIDVALREGAIAEGDIALLHSWRENPAAFGV
- a CDS encoding ABC transporter ATP-binding protein; this translates as MLQEVEHEALQEADQEVIPKGPVLQVQEVHRSFETGGRAIHVLKGINMEVQPQQLVMLKGRSGSGKTTLLNMLGGLDQPTSGEIYFDGRAFHEAGDAARTRMRRQEIGFIFQAYALMPLLSAWENVELSLRMAGVPKGEWNQRVAYCLDMVGLTKRAKHRPFELSGGEQQRVAIAKAIAHRPKLLLADEPTAELDSKMGAQIMAVFQKIIATEEVSICMTTHDPTILEVADHVYEMVDGKFIT
- a CDS encoding efflux RND transporter periplasmic adaptor subunit — protein: MFTRWWTANLLHKKHLPRAGKRWTQYVLIGTLSLSLTGCSLLPAEPEEEVLPPITPPTISKKPEYEVRTETIETKVSASGKLMSQREEKAYFTLDGMHVKELYVKPGDKVKAGQQIAVLDVEELNKQIRQKKLQIRKSEVQMKETLRKKEEMDPVEYEEAVITFEEQRQELSDLEEQVGKSTLGAPFSGTVLSVEVEKGAAVKAYDPIATIADTANLVVAATFAKQDLEVIAAGMKAEVDINGAGVHQGTIKVMPVNLGSDSNGGNNGGEGKPPAQDSLDTYVIVEMDKWPKGLNRGTPLTVSVVTKRKEDAVLIPISALRSIGSRTYVQVVEADGSKREVDVEAGQQTSTDVEILKGLTPGQKVVGR